One window from the genome of Nicotiana tomentosiformis chromosome 5, ASM39032v3, whole genome shotgun sequence encodes:
- the LOC104121605 gene encoding nucleosome assembly protein 1;2, which yields MSNTKDNFNVADLTAALNAGDRADLVNVLKNKLHDLTGKHSNVLESLSPNVRKRVEVLREIQTEHDELEAKFFEERAALEAKYQKLYQPLYTKRFEIVNGVVEVDGATTEAAAADKQEDKDSVEKGVPDFWLTAMKNNEVLAEEITERDEEALKFLRDIKWSRIDEPKGFKLDFFFENNPYFKNSVLTKTYHMIDEDEPILEKAIATEIEWYPGKCLTQKILKKKPKKGSKNAKPITKTEQCESFFNFFSPPQVPEDEEDIDEDAAEELQNLMEQDYDIGSTIRDKIIPHAVSWFTGEAAEDDYAELEDDEDEDDDEEDDEDEDEEDEEEDEDEEEDEDETKTKKKTSAVRKRSGRAPAAGDGQSGERPPECKQQ from the exons ATGAGCAACACTAAGGACAACTTCAATGTTGCTGATCTCACTGCTG CTTTGAATGCTGGGGACCGAGCAGACCTTGTCAATGTGCTCAAA AATAAACTTCATGATCTTACTGGGAAGCACTCAAACGTGCTTGAAAGTTTGTCCCCGAATGTGAGAAAACGTGTTGAGGTTCTGAGGGAGATTCAG ACTGAACATGATGAATTGGAGGCAAAATTTTTTGAAGAGAGAGCTGCACTTGAAGCCAAGTACCAGAAGTTGTATCAACCACTATACACAAAG AGATTTGAAATTGTGAATGGGGTTGTTGAAGTCGATGGGGCTACAACTGAGGCTGCAGCAGCAGACAAGCAGGAGGATAAAGATTCAGTGG AGAAAGGAGTCCCTGATTTTTGGCTCACTGCTATGAAGAATAACGAAGTGCTTGCTGAGGAG ATCACCGAGCGAGATGAAGAAGCTCTCAAATTCCTCAGGGATATAAAGTGGTCGAGGATTGATGAACCAAAGGGTTTTAAGCTTGACTTTTTCTTTGAGAATAATCCCTACTTCAAGAACTCTGTGCTGACTAAGACATATCACATGATTGATGAAGATGAACCAATCTTGGAGAAGGCAATTGC GACTGAGATAGAATGGTATCCAGGAAAATGCTTGACACAAAAGATTCTAAAAAAGAAGCCGAAGAAGGGGTCAAAGAATGCCAAGCCTATCACTAAAACGGAACAATGTGAAAGTTTCTTCAACTTCTTTAGTCCACCTCAAGTGCCAGAGGACGAAGAGGATATTGATGAAGATGCT GCTGAAGAACTTCAAAATTTGATGGAACAAGACTATGATATTGG GTCAACAATCCGAGATAAAATCATTCCACATGCAGTGTCATGGTTCACCGGGGAAGCTGCTGAGGATGATTATGCTGAGTTGGAAGATGACgaggatgaagatgatgatgaagagGATGATGAGGACGAGGatgaggaggatgaagaagaagatgaggacGAAGAGGAGGATGAAGATGAGACTAAGACCAAGAAGAAG ACATCTGCTGTGCGCAAG AGGAGCGGAAGAGCACCTGCAGCAGGAGATGGTCAGTCTGGTGAGAGGCCACCAGAGTGCAAGCAACAGTAG